In the genome of Plasmodium yoelii strain 17X genome assembly, chromosome: 14, one region contains:
- a CDS encoding PIR protein encodes MDYKLCEQFDTLRNYLPDELEKHESVDLNKNENIKNYCYNGESEERTCKTDLDKIKAGCLWLFEQLFVKNNKNISTVEYIIIWLSYKLNQKKYDGINNLNDFYTNCIENNTHYTSCKQDGVDCSNQLQNNTGYTNYKEIINKRKGLLNTNIEKMSKIYDAFKPLCNIYTELGGSNTENKKYLENASKFVENYKELNDDSDNTEDDTYYQVLHTLSNDYINLKDYCYSNSIDCNKIPSLIPIETEESDMLSSEESCDDTSSSLSIVKKLILSLLIFSAISIFLGIFFKCSLFVLRKRAQKQYLREKLKK; translated from the exons atgGATTATAAGCtg tgtgaacAGTTTGATACATTGAGAAACTATTTACCCGATGAATTAGAAAAACATGAATCAGTCgatttgaataaaaatgagAATATTAAGAATTATTGCTATAATGGAGAATCAGAGGAAAGAACATGTAAGACAGatctcgataaaattaaggCTGGATGTTTATGGTTGTTTGAGCAATTGTTTGtgaaaaataacaaaaatatcaGTACAGTTGAATACATTatcatatggttaagttataaactaaATCAAAAGAAGTATGACGGAATCAACAATCTAAATGATTTTTACACTAACtgtatagaaaataatactcATTATACTAGTTGTAAACAAGATGGTGTAGATTGTAGTAACCaattacaaaataatacGGGATATACTAACTATAAGGAAAtcataaataaaagaaaGGGGTTGTTGAatactaatattgaaaagatgtctaaaatttatgatgcatttaaaccATTATGTAACATATATACTGAACTTGGTGGAAGCAACACAGAAAATAAgaaatatttagaaaatgctAGTAAATTTGTTGAAAACTATAAAGAACTTAATGACGATTCTGATAATACTGAAGATGACACCTATTATCAAGTATTGCAtacattatcaaatgattatattaatttaaaagatTATTGTTATAGTAATAGCATTGATTGTAACAAAATTCCATCCCTTATACCGATAGAAACAGAAGAAAGTGATATGCTAAGTTCTGAAGAGAGTTGTGATGATACATCATCAAGTTTGTCgatagtaaaaaaattaattctatctttattaatattcagTGCAATATCAATCTTTTtgggaattttttttaag tgtTCGTTATTTGTATTACGGAAAAGAgctcaaaaacaatatttaagagaaaagctaaaaaaataa